A portion of the Lysinibacillus timonensis genome contains these proteins:
- a CDS encoding sulfite exporter TauE/SafE family protein, with the protein MTYVLLSLIALTSGIIGSLVGLGGGVILIPATLFIGITLGYIPSLTPQTVVGLSVIMMIFTGLSSTLAHMKSKTVDYKSGFIFFVGSIPGTMLGAWVNQYLNLPSFNLYFGILLVILSILLLVRDKLKPVEWFVQHGMKRNYIDSNGVEYIYGYPIWFAIAFTFIVGFCSGLFGIGGGSMIVPAMLLLFRFPPHVAVATSMFLVFLSSLVNSASHISLGNVPWIYTIPIIIGAFVGAQIGSTLNKKMKSETLIFALRMILLLLGIRSIYDGLF; encoded by the coding sequence ATGACATACGTACTTTTATCTCTCATAGCACTAACTTCGGGAATAATTGGGTCTCTTGTAGGGTTAGGTGGAGGAGTCATTTTAATTCCTGCAACACTATTTATAGGTATTACACTTGGATATATTCCCAGTTTAACACCACAAACTGTAGTAGGGCTATCTGTCATTATGATGATTTTTACAGGATTATCATCAACATTAGCACATATGAAATCCAAAACGGTCGATTATAAAAGTGGATTTATTTTTTTCGTAGGAAGTATTCCTGGAACAATGCTAGGTGCTTGGGTAAATCAATATTTAAATCTTCCATCCTTTAATTTATATTTCGGGATATTATTAGTTATTTTATCTATTCTTTTATTAGTGCGCGACAAACTTAAACCAGTTGAATGGTTTGTACAGCATGGCATGAAAAGAAATTATATTGATTCTAATGGGGTAGAATACATATATGGCTATCCTATTTGGTTTGCCATTGCGTTTACTTTCATTGTAGGGTTTTGCTCTGGATTGTTTGGAATAGGTGGAGGATCCATGATTGTTCCTGCCATGTTATTATTATTTAGATTTCCACCACATGTCGCTGTCGCTACATCGATGTTTTTAGTATTTTTATCATCACTTGTTAATTCTGCAAGTCATATTTCGTTAGGGAATGTCCCGTGGATTTATACAATTCCTATCATCATTGGAGCATTTGTTGGTGCACAAATAGGTTCTACGTTGAATAAGAAAATGAAATCTGAAACACTAATATTTGCATTAAGAATGATTTTACTATTGTTAGGTATACGATCTATATATGATGGACTTTTTTAG
- the sufB gene encoding Fe-S cluster assembly protein SufB: MAKQMPEIGDYKYGFHDKDVSVFRSKRGLTEEIVREISNMKNEPEWMLNYRLKALEIFYSKPMPQWGGDLSALNFDEITYYVKPSEATQKSWDEVPEEIKATFDKLGIPEAEQKYLAGVSAQYESEVVYHNMKKDLEDLGIVFKDTDSALKENEDIFKKYWGTVIPSSDNKFSALNSAVWSGGSFIYVPPGVKLDTPLQAYFRINSENMGQFERTLIIVDEGASVHYVEGCTAPVYTTSSLHSAVVEIIVKKDAYCRYTTIQNWANNVYNLVTKRTVVEENGTMEWVDGNIGSKLTMKYPACILKGEGARGMTLSIAIAGKGQHQDAGAKMIHLAPNTSSTIVSKSISKQGGKVTYRGIVRFGKKATGARSNIECDTLILDNQSTSDTIPYNEILNDNVSLEHEAKVSKVSEEQLFYLMSRGISEQEATEMIVMGFIEPFTKELPMEYAVEMNRLIKFEMEGSIG; encoded by the coding sequence ATGGCTAAACAAATGCCTGAAATTGGCGATTACAAATATGGCTTCCATGACAAGGACGTTTCAGTTTTCCGTTCAAAACGTGGATTAACCGAAGAAATCGTCCGTGAAATTTCAAATATGAAAAATGAACCTGAGTGGATGTTAAACTATCGTTTAAAAGCGTTAGAAATCTTTTACTCAAAACCAATGCCACAATGGGGTGGAGACCTATCTGCATTAAACTTCGATGAAATTACTTACTATGTAAAACCATCTGAAGCAACTCAAAAATCTTGGGATGAAGTACCTGAAGAAATCAAAGCAACATTTGATAAATTAGGTATTCCTGAAGCAGAACAAAAATATTTAGCTGGTGTATCAGCTCAGTACGAATCAGAAGTTGTTTACCACAACATGAAAAAAGACCTTGAAGATTTAGGGATTGTTTTCAAAGATACTGATTCTGCATTAAAAGAAAATGAAGATATCTTTAAAAAGTATTGGGGTACTGTTATTCCATCATCAGACAACAAATTTTCTGCTTTAAACTCAGCTGTTTGGTCTGGGGGATCATTCATCTACGTACCACCTGGTGTTAAATTAGATACTCCTCTACAAGCTTACTTCCGTATTAACTCAGAAAACATGGGTCAATTCGAACGTACATTAATCATTGTAGATGAAGGTGCTAGTGTACACTATGTTGAAGGATGTACAGCGCCAGTTTATACAACTAGCTCACTTCACTCTGCAGTTGTTGAAATTATCGTTAAGAAAGATGCTTATTGCCGTTATACAACAATCCAAAACTGGGCTAACAACGTTTATAACCTAGTTACAAAACGTACAGTTGTTGAAGAAAACGGAACAATGGAATGGGTTGACGGTAACATCGGTTCAAAACTGACGATGAAATATCCAGCATGTATCCTTAAAGGTGAAGGCGCTCGTGGTATGACACTTTCAATTGCAATTGCAGGTAAAGGTCAACACCAAGATGCTGGTGCGAAAATGATTCACTTAGCACCAAACACATCATCAACAATCGTTTCAAAATCTATTTCAAAACAAGGCGGTAAAGTAACGTACCGAGGTATCGTAAGATTTGGTAAAAAAGCAACTGGAGCACGTTCAAATATCGAATGTGATACGTTAATTTTAGATAACCAATCAACATCTGATACAATTCCTTACAATGAAATTTTAAATGATAACGTTTCTTTAGAGCACGAAGCAAAAGTTTCAAAAGTATCTGAAGAACAATTATTCTACTTAATGAGCCGTGGTATTTCAGAACAAGAAGCTACTGAAATGATCGTGATGGGCTTCATCGAACCATTTACAAAAGAACTTCCAATGGAATATGCGGTTGAAATGAACCGTTTAATCAAGTTCGAAATGGAAGGTTCAATCGGATAA
- the sufU gene encoding Fe-S cluster assembly sulfur transfer protein SufU — translation MSINNLDQLYRSVIMDHYKKPRNKGSLDESSVTIDMNNPTCGDRIHLTLKINNGLVEEARFDGEGCSISMSSASMMTEVIKGKNIEAALKYADVFSKMMLGEEIDEDLLDELGDVAALQGVSKFPARIKCATLAWKAMEKGVQNESK, via the coding sequence ATGTCTATTAATAATTTAGATCAACTGTATCGTTCAGTTATCATGGACCATTATAAAAAACCTCGTAATAAGGGATCGTTAGATGAGAGCAGTGTGACGATTGATATGAACAATCCGACATGCGGTGACAGAATTCATCTAACATTAAAAATCAATAATGGTTTAGTGGAAGAAGCTAGATTTGATGGAGAAGGTTGTTCAATTTCTATGTCATCTGCATCGATGATGACGGAAGTTATTAAAGGGAAAAATATTGAAGCTGCCTTAAAATATGCTGATGTCTTTTCAAAAATGATGCTTGGCGAAGAAATTGATGAAGATTTACTAGATGAGCTAGGGGATGTAGCTGCACTTCAAGGTGTTTCTAAGTTCCCAGCACGTATTAAATGCGCCACATTAGCTTGGAAAGCGATGGAAAAAGGCGTACAAAACGAATCGAAATAA
- a CDS encoding cysteine desulfurase encodes MNDIKKYFPILNQEVNGHPLVYLDSAATSQKPIQVLEVIRKYYDFDNSNVHRGVHTLGNRATDSYEGAREKIRKFINANSTKEIIYTRGTTTSLNTVASAYGRQNVQEGDEIVISNMEHHSNLIPWQQLAKEKKAVLKYFDLEEDGTITLETVRNTITDKTKIVAITMASNVLGTINPIKEITAIAHEHGAIMVVDAAQAAPHMPIDVQDLDCDFLGFSGHKMCGPTGIGVLYGKQALLEEMEPIEFGGEMIDFVDLYDSTWKELPWKFEGGTPNIAGAIGLGAAIDFLTEIGLENIAEHEHKLVEYAIAEMEKIEGISIYGPKDPKKRCGLVTFNLDGVHPHDVATVLDMQGIAVRAGHHCAQPLMKWLTCTATARASFYMYNNTEDIDRLVEGLRGAKEYFNDVY; translated from the coding sequence ATGAATGACATTAAAAAATATTTTCCGATTCTAAATCAAGAAGTAAACGGGCATCCGCTCGTTTACCTTGATAGTGCTGCGACATCTCAAAAGCCTATTCAAGTATTAGAAGTGATAAGAAAGTATTACGACTTTGATAATTCAAACGTACACCGTGGTGTACATACACTTGGTAACCGTGCGACTGATTCTTATGAAGGCGCACGTGAAAAAATCCGTAAGTTTATTAATGCAAATTCAACAAAAGAAATTATCTATACAAGAGGTACAACAACATCACTTAATACAGTTGCGTCAGCGTATGGTAGACAAAACGTACAAGAAGGTGATGAGATTGTCATCTCCAATATGGAGCATCATTCGAATTTAATTCCTTGGCAACAGCTTGCCAAGGAAAAGAAAGCAGTACTAAAATATTTTGATCTTGAAGAAGATGGAACGATTACATTAGAAACAGTTCGAAATACTATTACTGATAAAACGAAAATTGTTGCTATTACAATGGCTTCAAACGTATTAGGAACTATTAACCCAATTAAGGAAATCACAGCTATTGCCCATGAACACGGTGCTATTATGGTTGTGGATGCTGCACAAGCTGCACCACACATGCCAATCGATGTTCAAGATTTAGATTGTGACTTCTTAGGTTTCTCTGGACATAAAATGTGTGGGCCTACTGGAATTGGTGTCCTATATGGTAAACAAGCACTGTTAGAAGAGATGGAGCCAATTGAATTTGGCGGAGAAATGATTGATTTTGTTGATTTGTATGACTCTACTTGGAAAGAATTACCGTGGAAATTTGAAGGCGGAACACCTAATATAGCAGGTGCCATTGGTTTAGGAGCTGCAATTGATTTCTTAACTGAAATTGGGCTTGAAAATATAGCAGAACATGAGCATAAACTAGTAGAATACGCAATTGCGGAAATGGAAAAAATCGAAGGCATTAGTATTTACGGGCCAAAAGATCCGAAAAAACGTTGCGGTTTAGTTACTTTTAATTTAGATGGTGTCCATCCACATGACGTTGCAACAGTACTAGATATGCAAGGTATTGCTGTACGTGCTGGTCATCATTGTGCTCAACCATTAATGAAATGGCTGACATGTACTGCAACTGCACGAGCGAGCTTCTATATGTATAATAATACTGAAGATATTGATCGTCTTGTTGAGGGCCTACGAGGCGCGAAGGAGTATTTTAACGATGTCTATTAA
- the sufD gene encoding Fe-S cluster assembly protein SufD yields MTVETKLALSVEEVRSFSQANNEPAWFTEFRSNALKQAEELPMPKPDKTNITNWNFLEFPVHTVESTPFSTLNELSEEVKAVIDIEGQENLYVQRNNTPAFLKVSEELKSQGVIFTDIQTAIREHSELVKKYFMTEAVKVEEHKLSAYHAALVNGGVFVYVPKNVVLEKPLQVVFVNDDENASLYNHVLVVADNNSAVTYVETYISTIAQSNGQANIIEEVIALDNAQITFGTVDVLANGFTTYANRRGYAKRDAKIDWALGLMNDSDTVSENITHLVGDGSTANAKTVVVGRGEQKQNFTTEIRHWGKNSEGFILTHGVMTQAAQTIFNGIGKIEHGASKSNAQQESRVLMLSEKARGDANPILLIDEDDVMAGHAASVGRVDPLQLYYLMSRGISKAEAERLIIHGFLAPVVTDLPIESVKEQLTKVIEGKVR; encoded by the coding sequence ATGACAGTTGAAACAAAATTGGCATTGTCAGTTGAGGAAGTGCGTTCGTTCTCACAAGCTAACAATGAACCCGCTTGGTTTACTGAGTTTCGTTCAAATGCATTAAAACAAGCAGAAGAACTACCAATGCCAAAACCAGATAAAACAAACATAACTAATTGGAACTTTTTGGAGTTCCCAGTTCATACTGTGGAAAGTACACCATTTTCTACTTTAAATGAGTTATCTGAAGAAGTTAAAGCCGTAATCGACATTGAAGGTCAAGAAAATTTATATGTTCAACGTAATAATACACCTGCATTTTTAAAAGTATCTGAAGAGCTTAAATCACAAGGTGTTATTTTTACAGATATTCAAACAGCAATTCGTGAACATAGTGAATTAGTGAAAAAATACTTCATGACAGAAGCTGTAAAAGTAGAAGAACATAAGCTTTCTGCTTACCATGCAGCTTTAGTTAATGGTGGAGTTTTTGTATACGTACCTAAAAATGTAGTTTTAGAAAAACCATTACAAGTAGTATTTGTTAATGACGATGAAAATGCATCATTATACAATCACGTTTTAGTAGTGGCTGATAATAATTCAGCAGTCACTTACGTTGAAACTTATATATCTACTATTGCACAATCGAATGGTCAAGCCAACATTATTGAAGAAGTCATTGCTTTAGATAATGCACAAATTACATTCGGAACAGTTGATGTTTTAGCAAATGGTTTCACAACATATGCAAACCGTCGTGGATACGCAAAACGTGATGCTAAAATTGACTGGGCGTTAGGCCTTATGAATGACTCAGATACAGTTTCTGAAAATATTACTCATTTAGTTGGTGATGGATCTACAGCAAATGCCAAAACTGTAGTTGTCGGCCGTGGTGAACAAAAGCAAAACTTCACTACTGAAATTCGTCACTGGGGTAAAAACTCGGAAGGCTTTATTTTAACGCATGGTGTTATGACTCAGGCTGCACAAACAATTTTCAATGGTATAGGGAAAATTGAACATGGAGCAAGTAAGTCAAATGCACAGCAAGAATCACGCGTTTTAATGTTATCTGAAAAAGCACGTGGGGATGCAAATCCAATTCTTCTTATTGACGAAGATGATGTAATGGCTGGTCACGCTGCGTCTGTTGGCCGTGTTGACCCACTACAACTCTATTATTTAATGAGCCGTGGTATTTCAAAAGCTGAAGCAGAACGATTAATCATTCATGGTTTCCTTGCGCCAGTTGTTACGGACCTTCCAATTGAAAGCGTCAAAGAACAATTGACGAAGGTGATCGAAGGGAAAGTTCGCTAA
- the sufC gene encoding Fe-S cluster assembly ATPase SufC produces the protein MSTLVIKDLHVSIEDKEILKGVNLTINTNEIHAIMGPNGTGKSTLASAIMGHPKYEVTQGTIEIDGENVLEMEVDERAKAGLFLAMQYPSEISGVTNADFIRSAINARREEGDEISLMKFIRELDKTMDFLNMDQDMAQRYLNEGFSGGEKKRNEILQLMMIKPTFAILDEIDSGLDIDALKVVAKGINEMRGEGFGCLAITHYQRLLNYITPDHVHVMMQGRVVKSGGPELAERLEAEGYDWIKKELGIEDTDAVASEEA, from the coding sequence ATGTCTACACTAGTAATTAAAGATCTTCATGTATCAATTGAAGACAAAGAAATTTTAAAAGGTGTAAACCTAACAATTAATACAAATGAAATTCACGCAATCATGGGTCCTAATGGTACTGGTAAATCAACGTTAGCTTCTGCTATTATGGGACATCCAAAATATGAAGTTACTCAAGGAACAATTGAAATAGATGGAGAAAACGTATTAGAGATGGAAGTAGACGAGAGAGCAAAAGCTGGTCTGTTCTTAGCTATGCAATATCCTTCTGAGATTTCTGGTGTAACAAATGCTGACTTTATTCGTTCGGCTATCAATGCTCGCCGCGAAGAAGGCGATGAAATTTCTTTAATGAAATTCATCCGTGAGTTAGATAAAACGATGGATTTCTTAAATATGGACCAAGATATGGCTCAACGTTATTTAAATGAAGGTTTCTCTGGTGGGGAAAAGAAACGTAATGAAATCCTTCAATTAATGATGATTAAACCGACATTTGCTATTCTTGATGAAATCGACTCTGGTCTTGATATCGATGCTTTAAAAGTAGTTGCAAAAGGTATTAATGAAATGCGCGGAGAAGGGTTTGGCTGTTTAGCAATTACTCACTACCAACGTTTACTAAACTACATCACACCAGATCACGTACACGTAATGATGCAAGGACGCGTTGTAAAATCAGGTGGTCCTGAATTAGCCGAGCGTCTAGAAGCTGAAGGTTATGATTGGATTAAAAAAGAACTAGGAATTGAAGATACAGACGCAGTAGCATCAGAAGAAGCATAA
- a CDS encoding glutamate synthase subunit beta, which translates to MGKPTGFMEFKREKLKEQSPADRIKNWNEYATRLSDETLQTQGARCMDCGTPFCHMGIEIRGTAAGCPIQNVIPEWNDLVYKGQWKEALQRLHMTNNFPEFTGRVCPAPCEASCTLAITDPAVAIKSIERSIIDKGFENNWITPRIPAKRSGKKVAIVGSGPAGLAAADQLNQLGHTVTVYERADRPGGLLMYGIPNMKLEKDVIERRINLLRQEGIDFVLNTEIGKDIQAEDLKAQYDAVILCTGAQKQRELRIEGSESNGVHLAMDYLTSVTKSLLDSNFKDGLSMNVKGKDVIVIGGGDTGADCVATAIRQKARSVYQFGKHPQLPTSRTDDTPWPQDPNVYKLDYAYEEVSAVQGEDPREYCIQTQKIIADKNGHVKELHTIQMEKILGEDGFHFFKEIPGTEKVWPAQAVFVAIGFEGVEKSLPEQFGVTVLNNRIKATVRNFETNIPGVYAAGDARRGQSLVVWAIKEGRGVAANVHDYLLADVVAK; encoded by the coding sequence ATGGGAAAACCTACTGGATTCATGGAATTTAAAAGAGAAAAACTGAAAGAACAGTCTCCTGCTGATCGTATTAAAAATTGGAACGAATATGCAACAAGACTGTCAGATGAAACATTACAAACACAGGGTGCTCGTTGTATGGATTGTGGTACACCATTTTGTCATATGGGTATAGAGATTCGTGGAACTGCTGCTGGATGTCCGATTCAAAATGTGATACCTGAATGGAATGATCTTGTATATAAAGGTCAATGGAAAGAAGCATTGCAACGGCTTCATATGACAAATAATTTTCCTGAATTTACAGGACGTGTCTGTCCAGCACCTTGTGAAGCATCGTGTACATTGGCAATAACTGACCCAGCGGTAGCGATTAAATCAATTGAACGTTCTATTATTGATAAAGGGTTTGAAAATAATTGGATTACACCAAGAATTCCTGCAAAACGTTCTGGTAAAAAAGTGGCTATAGTTGGTTCAGGTCCAGCTGGGCTAGCAGCAGCTGACCAGTTGAACCAACTTGGTCATACCGTTACCGTATATGAGCGTGCAGATAGACCAGGTGGTTTGTTAATGTATGGAATTCCGAATATGAAACTTGAAAAAGACGTGATTGAACGCCGTATAAATCTTCTTCGTCAAGAAGGAATCGATTTTGTCTTAAATACGGAAATTGGCAAAGATATTCAAGCAGAAGATTTAAAAGCACAATATGATGCAGTTATTCTTTGTACAGGAGCACAAAAACAACGTGAGCTTCGTATTGAAGGAAGTGAATCTAATGGCGTTCATCTTGCTATGGATTACTTAACAAGTGTAACGAAAAGTTTACTAGATTCTAACTTTAAAGATGGGCTTAGCATGAATGTAAAAGGAAAAGATGTCATTGTCATTGGTGGTGGTGATACGGGTGCAGATTGTGTTGCGACAGCAATTCGTCAGAAAGCTAGATCGGTTTATCAATTTGGGAAACATCCACAATTACCAACTAGTAGAACAGATGATACACCTTGGCCACAAGATCCGAATGTTTATAAGCTAGATTATGCTTATGAGGAAGTGAGTGCTGTTCAGGGAGAAGATCCACGTGAGTATTGCATTCAAACACAAAAAATCATTGCAGATAAAAATGGTCATGTGAAAGAACTTCATACAATTCAAATGGAGAAAATTTTAGGCGAGGATGGTTTTCATTTCTTTAAAGAAATTCCTGGAACAGAAAAAGTTTGGCCAGCACAAGCGGTATTCGTAGCAATCGGCTTTGAAGGTGTTGAAAAATCACTACCGGAACAATTTGGTGTAACGGTATTAAATAATCGAATTAAAGCAACGGTTAGAAATTTTGAAACAAATATACCAGGTGTATATGCTGCTGGAGATGCTAGACGTGGTCAGAGCTTAGTCGTCTGGGCAATTAAAGAAGGACGCGGAGTTGCCGCAAATGTACATGATTATTTATTAGCTGATGTTGTAGCAAAATAA